The region GATACCAAAGTTGATGGAAATCTTTATGAGGCATATTGCTCATGAAACAATCTCTGTCTAGTCTACCAACAAAGCATACAGTTCTAAATCATTACTGGACCCAAAAGAGGCAACGTTTGGTTTATTAATAACATAAGGAAGAAATTATGGGTCACAAATTATAGTAAAACTGTACGTTGAGGATAAAAGTTCACTTCTGGatttctttgtatgtgtgttggctaacattttcacatttgacgACATTTTTGTGCACGAGTTGACAGTGAAATGAACTATCCCATCCTATTAGTCTGCATTGCAGTTTTGCGTAGCTCTCAATCTGTTCCTATTCCAAATCTATCCATCTCTTGCAGAAAATAAGGttgaaaatgagtcagaatTTTAGATGACTGATgatgtttggggaaaaaaaaaaaaaaaaaaaaaaaagagagataggATTCTTCAATCAACAACTAGTTTAGGTTTCCAGCTTGTCTCTTTCTCAAAGATTGTGCATGAAACAGTGTAATGCTGAATTTGGTTTAATCCCGATGGGAAGTTGATGCCATACGCAGCTCTATCATTTGGAAAGTGCAAAGAGAAACATGTATCTGCTCATTCTTCCACTTTATTATCTTGCTCATTGTTGGAAaacagtttcaaaataaaaactttggaTAAGGCTGAATTATCTAAAGTAAACCAGGATTTAATGTCCTAATGTCAATGAATGGCACTCATTCTTTTATCTCAGGAAAAAGATGGGGTGCTATGAGTTGAAAACACAAACGGAAGaccatttattcattaaaaaataaaacacatcaaagATGGTTGTTTTCTGTAACTATTGCGTAAACTTCATTTTGGTAGTAAATACATCATAATTAATGTTACCAAGTTTTTGAAACTAACCGCATCAGAAATTATACAACCAGTTAACTTGAAGATTGTGTGGACTTAATCTGGccaacagccaaaaaaaaaaaaaaacaaaaaaaaaaaaaaaccccaaaacaaaacaaaaaaaaaaagacttgtttAGTTGACACAACAATCTTCATAGAAGTTTGACTTTTGCTGTTGGTACTTGTCTCAAAAACTTTGAAATTCTGGATTATGAAGTCCTAtctaatatttacatttgagaAGGAGCTGAGTACAGCACAATCAGACTCCAGTTTCACAGCCAAGGAGGACTGAGATGCAAAAATGCTAGTTTTAAGGAGGAATTTGACACATATCCCTCAACAAcccaccaaaaagaaaaaaataaaacaaaaacaaaaactgcacattGCAAGAAGACAACAGAAGGCATCACACAAGATGCTACTATGAGTCCAAGTAGCCATGTTTGGCCATGTTTTTTTGTTCGCTTGTTtggtgagttttgttttttttttgttttttttttaaggcccaCGTCTAATGTTAATCTGGTTAGTGAGGTGAGTTAACACAGCCCTGCCACATATTGTTTAAGTAACAAAGAACACGACTAGTAGAAAGAAATAGGCAAAGTAACCTcaacaagtttttatttgttgtagtAAAATCAAACATCTACCTAGCAGTTTTTCacctcctctgtccttttctctaGTCTCTAATCTTCTTCAGAGTGAACGCTCGTAAGATAATGACAATGTTGATAGTCCATGTGCTTGAATGGATCAGATGAAACAACTTCTAGCCACATCTAAAATAGAGTCTGGAAGGAGAAGAGCCCAGTGTCTGTGTGATAAAATGGGAGGAAGTGGGAGTCAATCATGTACGGGAAGGGGTATTTTTTAGTGTCTTTTGGGTGCGTCTGTCGGGGGAAGGGCACTGGATCACAGCTCCACAGGTGGCTCTCTGAGTAGGCCAGGTCACAGGAGAGATGACAGGCCGTATTCAATCATGTTAATGCTCAGACAGTTATCTGAGTGATCACATGATGTAGACCTTCTCAGCCTGAGAGAAGTTGAAGACTTCTTTGGTTCTGGGACACACCACTTTGTCATCTTGGCGGATGGACAGAAGGGACTGGAACAGATAATGAGAGGGCAataaattacacagaaaaacatcttaatAGCTTTTAATGATTTTCTCCAGTGTATTTCAACTCACATTGTAGCCGTAGACATATCCATTAGGAAGCATCATTGGAGGgttgttttcattcatgacCTCCCCAGAGATCTTACAGACTAGTCTGGAGTTGGCACAGTGGGCCATGGGGAGTGGCTGGGCCAACTTGTTTAGAGATTTACTGCACACTGGGCAGTCTGGGTTCTTAGAGGTACCATCCTCCTTGTAGCACTGACTGGAGTGGGCACTGAGGTTAAGACCAAAATGTCTGTCTTTTAATGAGCATATTTGTCTCTGTAGGTTATTGTGGTTCTCACAGCAGACACTTTGATTAGACAGTAAAGACTAATTGGACAAACCttaataaaaaccaaaccaaccaaaataaaaatcactaaATCTGCACCAGATCCCATCAAAAGGCAGCTGTGACCTTTCTTCTCATTGCCTGCAAAAACTCTGGTGTTCATGGTGGTTTCAAGCACTTCACTGATAAACCTGTGTGCATCAGTGTTTTAATGAATTGCAGGACATGGCTTACCACATAAAAGTGAAGTATCACCCCGCGATCTGTGAATCTGCTCCTGATCACCGACGCACCCACCAATTCTCTCTCAACATCTAAACGACTGGGTTATTTGATTCATTTCTATTCCTGATCACAAAACCTGTTCAACAAAACGTGGCCAATTCTGGTTGAAGGGGAGAGACCCCTGACTAGATCTACATGGCATGAAAATTAATTGactaattaattgattaattgaaatCGAGTATAGGAGGATACGGTGTCTTGATGGCAGACAGACCAGCTTGTAGGGTGATAGTGAAGACAGAGTTGTTCCCAAGCTGGTGCAGTCTGTAGTTGTCATATCGGAACTGCTGGATCAACATCTTCCAGCGGGCTGGATCCAAAAGATCCTGATGGAAAAGTACAAACAAGATACACAGATGTGTTGCGCCATCTACCAGCACACACTGCGGCAGTAATATGCTGGCTTCTTCGGTTTATAGTTAACTAGGAAGCACAAGAGATATCTTAACAGAAATATAGTTGGATTTGTAAAAAAACTTGCTCTTGACTCTAGGCTCTTTCAGTAAAGATGCATCAGCACAATGTAGTATTAatgctttaatgttttcatcTCAATGTCTGCCATGAATGACGGTGTCATGGTATCCTCCTTCTTGTcagaggaaaaatgaaacattttattttcaaattgatTAGGGAGCAAGAAAATACCACACAAAATATGTACACTAGAAGCACCATGCAGACAAAATAAGCCAACAGCCAGAATCTCAAGACTGGATTTTGTCAAAGACCTGAGTATGAGAACCATGAATGGTTTGTTTCCACATTGGCCTGGAGATTAAAATCCACAAAAAGATTGCAGAGACTTGTACAAACTGGCAATAAATTGAGACCATTATGATGGGAACGTCTGAGTAATAGCCCAAGTATACTGGAGAAGAATTAGAGAACAGGTTTTTATGATGATTAATGTCCTGAGAAAGTGTGACTGGTACAACTTGAAAAACAGACAGCCCAGAGCCCAAAAACACTCTTAAGTCCTTAGTGGATCTACTTCCTTTTGACAAAGAAAAGGTTTTCTTCAAGTAAGACATCAATGTGGAATATAATCTACTCCACAATTATGATCGTCATCTGTCAAAACCTACTCAATAATTGTCTGATCTGATTGTATTGTATGTGACTGatccacaacaaacaaattccATTCAGCTTTTAGCTATGGAGGTAATGttaatattaaatttaaatttaattcattaatgttATGACAtgacatgttaaaaaaaaaaaagtgaaaacaatttCTAATATTTGTGTCCAAAGATGAACTGATCACTGTCAGTCAGTTTGAATTTACAGTGACAATCATTTTAGGTATAACTGTGCCAAACTACAAATTCCCTGGAAGAAGCCAGATGTCACACTGGCAGCAGGAAGTCAGCCAAAATGTTGTCAAAATAGTTTATACACCCTTGTTTGTTGATAAAGCGAAATGGTTTTTAAGATGAAGTATTGGAGGACTGATGCCAAAATggtgttgaaaataaaaaacaagactGCTCCTCCAGGGACTACAAATGGGAACTGAGATGTTAAACTAGACTAAAGAGGCCCTCTAGTGGATGCTGTGTTCCTATTGCACATTCTCCATTTCATTTCTACAAAGTTTAACCAAAAATAGTTTcagtgctgttttctttttactgtcCTGTATTATGTTTATGACTTACCCACAGTGTGCACAATCGTGTTGTTCatcataaatacacaaaaatgcattaaatgcaCCTCCACCAATTTGTCTCAGGTCTGTCGGTGACCTTAGCATTTCCATGTGTGAGTCACAGTGGTAGCAAAGGCATGAGTCTGaacaaataaacatgttatACATGTACATATTCACAATGAAGACAATAGTTGTTACCTTGTAGGGGGAGATGTGTGTATCTGATGGGAAGGCCAGCATCCCCATCACCTGACGAACCTCATCCAACTGTCCACCCTCTGCTTGGCTGAAATGTTTCCTTGCATGTCTGGAATATGAAGAGACATACTTACATATTGTCACTGGGTGACTCCTAACCCTACTGCACCGTTTTACTGGCTTCATAATAATTAAAGACCAAAAATGGGTATGATTGATATAAGGATTCTTGGGGAAACTGTTATTGTGTAACATCCAGGATTGTAGTGACAccaatagtgtgtgtgtgtgtgtgtgtgtgtgtgtgtgtgtgtgtgtgtgtgtggggtgtgcTTGTATGGCCAGTACCTGACTGCGTCCATGCGCTTGTTTTGCCTGATGAGCTCAATGAATTCCTGGATTCTCAGACTAAACTCAAGACAACTCTGCCAAAGAAACAATCCAAAAATGACATTAAGTCTAAACCAAATTAATTCCCATCGTTCCCATCTCCTAGAGCCATGATACTGTGGCATGTGGCAAACTAATCTCTTTTTCAACTGCTGCAGTACCAGTGAATTTCAAGTTGCCTTTCAATACTGTGTGAagcaaatagtttttttttaaagtggaaTAATAGCTTGAAAATTTGCCCATGGTTGGCTGATTGTTTCCAATTGGAAATGTCACAAATGctcacagaaaaacaccagagacagaaaaggcaTTAAAACAGTCCTATTTTTTCAGCCACTTACAAACTACTATGTTGACTCTTTAAGTAACAGCTAACTCCGAAGCTTATCATGCATTCTTGCAGGTCTGAAGTCTACTTAGTACTTTCTACTTCAATAGGATAATCCCAGGATTAACACTTGTTGCCACTGTCAGAAGGGCAACACACCCAAGAAGAGTAATAAAATCTTCACACTTCTCCCTCGGTATAGATATAGATACACTGTTGATTGTCATTTTGAGAGAACAGAAACATTTAACATATGAAACCAAAACATTCTTCCATATATTTATGGTGCACTGTTCTCTTTGGCATGGCCATTACTTTTTTAGCATCTGTGGGCTTTAACTTAAAGAGCTACCTTCATTTTACGGAGGCGAGACTTATTGTCGTGGCACCACGCTAGGCAGGTGGCTGTCTCCTGCCTCTCCAGAGACTCTTCCACCTCCTTAGCTGTGAGGAACATCTCAATATTCACCAGATCCTAAAAATGCAGAAGATGTGtttatagcaaaaaaaaaaaaaaaaaaaaaaaaaacaaggaaagacAACTAAACTTAAACGCAGCACTGAACAGAAGagtaaatgaaaactgaaagcaTGTCAACAACTGATAAACTCAGTGAGGTGTGTGACTTCTTAATGACACAGCACACACTTGAAGTGGAACAGATTATTAGTGATAATGATAATCAACATGATTCCCTTAATTGTAACAATGTCCAGATTAAGAGTTTCCTAAAACTTGCTATGAGAAGTTCTTATTAGTGAGGTGTCTGATTTATTGATGACTTCATTGTTGCCTCATAAGGGACTTGTTAGTATAGCCCTTTTATTGTGTAGTCTAAACTGCattatataaagaaataaaacattaaagtaTTATCTTTTACTTGAtctagaagaaagaaaaaaaataaaataatcggTAATATCTAAAAATAGTAAGCAGGAAACTACCTCTATACCACTCTGCCTGGCCAGTTTGACAGCTGTGTTGTAGTAGCCGCAGCGCAGCAGATGCTCCACCATCATGCGGTCCATGCGTTTCTTCTTCCACAAGTTGACAGAAGCTGGCTGGTCACTGCTGTGCTCCTTCAAGTGCTCGATACGCCGCTTACACAGCTTGGCACTCTCGTCTTCTGCTTGGATAGACTCAGCAgcctgcaggacacacacacatacacaaaataggTACAACATAAGGAGTACAAGTTCAAATTGGAGCAGATTCAACATCAATACTGGGGATGTTAACACTTAATTGTT is a window of Echeneis naucrates chromosome 10, fEcheNa1.1, whole genome shotgun sequence DNA encoding:
- the maea gene encoding E3 ubiquitin-protein transferase MAEA: MAVQETASQLSMALKVQEYPTLKVPYETLNKRFRAAQKNIDRETSHVTMVVAELEKTLSSFPVVDSVVSLLDGVVEKLSALKRKAAESIQAEDESAKLCKRRIEHLKEHSSDQPASVNLWKKKRMDRMMVEHLLRCGYYNTAVKLARQSGIEDLVNIEMFLTAKEVEESLERQETATCLAWCHDNKSRLRKMKSCLEFSLRIQEFIELIRQNKRMDAVRHARKHFSQAEGGQLDEVRQVMGMLAFPSDTHISPYKDLLDPARWKMLIQQFRYDNYRLHQLGNNSVFTITLQAGLSAIKTPQCYKEDGTSKNPDCPVCSKSLNKLAQPLPMAHCANSRLVCKISGEVMNENNPPMMLPNGYVYGYNSLLSIRQDDKVVCPRTKEVFNFSQAEKVYIM